One genomic segment of Pseudorasbora parva isolate DD20220531a chromosome 6, ASM2467924v1, whole genome shotgun sequence includes these proteins:
- the LOC137079104 gene encoding stonustoxin subunit alpha-like, with protein sequence MFSFPQYQDYKYPYRFLIRFRLPISRTETAGLLVDDSKMAALMMSLKQPSWIYSTCLVWATLAVVNAQEVLQSKPDTKGNTKYPALTSEPIVVAALGRPLYPGMLYDLRKDTFIPGVTLWDKNSLSEDLDSRVQHKTHFDLSSSDSLSSKASLLDVSASLKASFLGGLVEVGGSAKFLRDTKSSNQQSRVTMYYSETTRFDQLTMRHLGQITYPQVFDQKTATHVVTAVLYGAQAFMVFDRRFSEKEEKQENEGKLNVMVKNIPQFSIEGEGALKMTDGDKKMAESIGCTFHGDLRLDQNPTTFMEALDVYKKLPTILKENPQNAVPVKVWLYPLSLLDTKAAQMEREITTRLVSKIEDIMEGLGEVERTYNDLSRKTLVNDFNDIKERLHLFQSSFSIYKTMLMKAVARVLPAIRGGEMEEKSLEDIQKIHYSSPFKADRLNQWLDDVQTEFDLLSSHIEMLEGITIQDSDRLNTILFNLDIDVVVCLTFTSLKYEDPYLSTLTKFLESDKFKELDGEHNMVSVASVRKWFNNTAVMSKMRETFSLFRSFSEANKDEKTYLFIISAISDPSSPGSSIRLYEKGKLTDTQFQPVSKPPPPEVKKVLEGSVSLKLQKSPTGETVKFRVEYRQVIEEKWRAINTPDEVFTLTGLESEKQYMIRYRVVGKVGVSEASDTIGPIPSSDTDPVTRKDFQRYSHRLTLELNTVNKHLSLSEDNREITYTTTVQSYPDHPDRFDHFPQVLCRESVSGRSYWEIEMRGDRVFLSVSYKSICRKGEGKECRFGYNVQSWSLYCTSFSYSFIHNDRMTELTVKPIRSNNKRIGVYVDPSAGTLSFYSVSGDTMSLIHSAQTRFTQPLYPGFVVYPLSSLTLFS encoded by the exons ATGTTTTCATTCCCTCAGTATCAGGACTATAAATATCCCTACAGATTTCTGATCCGCTTCAGACTCCCCATATCGAGAACAGAGACTGCAG GTCTCCTTGTTGATGATTCTAAGATGGCGGCACTTATGATGTCCCTGAAGCAGCCGAGCTGGATCTACTCAACATGTTTAGTGTGGGCAACCCTAGCTGTGGTGAATGCACAG GAAGTGCTACAATCTAAACCTGATACCAAAGGAAACACAAAATATCCAG CTTTGACATCAGAGCCCATTGTAGTGGCAGCTCTGGGAAGACCTCTGTATCCTGGTATGCTGTATGACCTCCGCAAGGATACCTTCATTCCAG GTGTTACTCTGTGGGATAAGAATTCACTGAGTGAAGATTTGGACAGCCGTGTACAGCACAAAACACATTTTGACTTAAGTAGCTCCGACTCTCTCTCTAGTAAGGCCAGTCTCCTGGATGTAAGTGCTTCCCTGAAGGCCAGCTTCTTAGGAGGGCTGGTGGAGGTGGGAGGATCTGCCAAGTTTCTGCGAGACACCAAATCCTCAAACCAACAGTCCAGAGTAACAATGTATTACAGTGAAACCACCAGATTTGATCAGCTCACTATGAGGCATCTGGGCCAGATCACCTACCCTCAAGTATTTGATCAGAAAACTGCCACTCATGTGGTCACGGCTGTACTGTACGGAGCTCAGGCCTTCATGGTGTTTGATCGGAGATTTTCAGAAAAGGAAGAAAAGCAGGAGAATGAGGGAAAACTGAATGTCATGGTCAAGAACATACCTCAGTTCTCTATTGAGGGAGAAGGAGCTCTAAAAATGACAGATGGTGATAAGAAAATGGCTGAGAGCATTGGTTGCACCTTTCATGGTGACTTACGCCTTGATCAGAACCCCACCACTTTCATGGAGGCCCTAGATGTGTACAAGAAGCTCCCCACTATCCTGAAGGAGAATCCACAGAATGCAGTTCCAGTCAAAGTCTGGCTCTATCCTCTTTCTCTACTGGATACAAAAGCTGCTCAGATGGAGAGAGAAATCACCACACGTCTGGTTTCCAAAATTGAAGATATAATGGAGGGGCTGGGAGAAGTAGAGAGGACATACAACGACCTGTCCAGAAAAACACTGGTGAATGATTTCAATGATATCAAAGAAAGGCTGCACTTATTTCAGAGCTCATTTAGCATTTACAAGACAATGCTCATGAAAGCAGTGGCCAGGGTCTTGCCTGCTATACGAGGAGGAGAGATGGAGGAGAAGTCGCTAGAAGACATTCAGAAGATCCACTACAGCTCCCCTTTTAAAGCGGACAGGCTTAACCAGTGGTTAGATGATGTACAAACTGAATTTGACCTCTTGAGTTCTCACATCGAGATGCTGGAGGGAATCACAATTCAAGACTCAGATCGTCTCAACACCATCCTCTTTAATCTTGATATTGATGTTGTGGTGTGCTTGACCTTCACATCGCTGAAGTATGAAGACCCGTATCTTTCAACCCTGACAAAGTTTCTGGAATCTGACAAGTTTAAAGAGCTAGATGGGGAACACAACATGGTTTCTGTGGCATCTGTCAGAAAGTGGTTCAACAATACTGCTGTCATGTCAAAGATGAGAGAAACCTTCTCTCTTTTCAGAAGTTTTTCGGAGGCTAATAAAGATGAAAAGACATACCTATTCATTATTTCTGCCATCTCTGATCCATCCAGTCCAGGCTCCTCCATCCGTCTGTATGAAAAAGGGAAGCTTACAGACACACAATTCCAGCCCGTGTCGAAGCCTCCTCCACCAGAAGTGAAGAAGGTCCTGGAGGGCAGTGTGTCCCTGAAACTGCAGAAGTCCCCAACTGGAGAAACTGTGAAGTTCAGAGTGGAGTACCGGCAGGTGATCGAGGAAAAGTGGCGTGCCATAAACACACCTGATGAAGTCTTTACTCTGACTGGATTGGAGTCTGAAAAGCAGTACATGATCCGCTACAGGGTAGTGGGTAAAGTGGGAGTGAGTGAAGCCAGTGACACTATCGGCCCCATACCGTCTTCAG ACACTGATCCCGTGACCAGGAAAGACTTCCAACGAT ATTCGCATCGGCTCACTCTGGAGCTTAACACAGTGAATAAACACCTCAGTCTGTCTGAGGACAACAGAGAGATTACTTACACTACCACAGTCCAGTCGTATCCTGATCATCCGGACAGATTTGATCATTTTCCTCAGGTGTTGtgtagagagagtgtgagtggaCGCTCTTACTGGGAGATTGAGATGAGGGGTGATCGTGTGTTTCTATCAGTGTCATATAAGAGCATCTGCAGGAAGGGAGAGGGTAAAGAGTGTCGGTTTGGATATAATGTTCAGTCATGGAGTCTGTACTGCACTTCCTTCAGCTACTCATTCATACACAATGACAGAATGACTGAACTCACTGTGAAGCCCATCAGGAGTAACAATAAAAGAATCGGAGTGTATGTGGACCCCAGTGCAGGAACTCTGAGCTTCTACAGCGTCTCTGGAGACACAATGAGCCTCATCCACTCAGCCCAGACCAGATTCACCCAGCCACTCTATCCTGGGTTTGTGGTTTATCCTCTATCCTCACTGACCCTGTTTTCATGA